AAGCTGACGGCCCTCGCGGAACGGGGAGCGGTCATCGTGCTGTTCGACATCGGCGGCACCGAGACGCATGCCGAGATGGCCATCGAAACGCTGCCCGACGCCTGGCGCGAACGGGTCGCGATCGCGCAGGCGCCGCTGGTCGAGGGGGCGGTGGTCGCCGCCGTCGAGGCCACGTCGGGCGCCAGTCTCGCCGAAGTCAAAACGGCCGCCGAAGGAGTCTTTTCATGAGCGCGCACGCCCTCGGGCAGGTGGTCGTCACCCACAAGATCGGCCTGCACGCCCGGCCGGCGGTGAAATTCATCCGGCTTGCCAAGAGCTTCGAGGCGACCGTGCGTGTCCGCGCCGGCGACGAGGGCGACTGGGCCGACGGCAAGAGCATCGTCAAGATCCTGTCGCTCAAGGTGCGCGAAGGCGCGGATCTCAGGCTCCAGGCCGAAGGCGACGACGCCGAGGCCGCGATCCAGGCCTTGATCGATCTCGTCAGGCGCGACTTCGACGAACCGGTTCATGGGTGAGACCGTCCTGACCGGCCGCGGCGCGTCGTCCGGGCTCGCCATCGGCTCGGCCGTGCTGGCCCGGCGCGGCGAAAGCGGCTGCACGACGGGCGAGGCCAAGGCGGACGCCCTCCATCTGCGCGAGGCGATCGATCGGGCCCGCGCGGAGATCGAAAACCTAGCCGCCGATCTCGACGACGATGCCGGCGAGATCCTCGCCTTCCAGATCGAGCTGCTCGACGACGGCTCCTTCATGGACCCGGCCTTTGTCGATATCGGCCAGGGTGCGACCTGCAAGGCCGCGCTCGATCGGGCGTTCGCCGCGCAGGTCGCCCTGTTCGAGAGCGACGACGATCCGTATTTCCAGGCCCGGGCGGCGGACGTGCGCGATGTCCACGAACGCTTGGTCCGCCTTCTGTCCGGCCAGTCGGAGCCCGGGAGCGAGCTGCCGGCGCATGCCGTCTGGGTCGCCGAGGACCTGACGCCGTCTTTGTTTCTCACCCTCGAGCGCAAGGGTCTGGCCGCGGTCGTGCTCGCCAGG
Above is a genomic segment from Geminicoccaceae bacterium SCSIO 64248 containing:
- the dhaM gene encoding dihydroxyacetone kinase phosphoryl donor subunit DhaM — protein: MTRPVGLMILSHSAQVAEGTAGMVSQMIGEDVPLAWSGGDAEGGLGSDLAAIIAKLTALAERGAVIVLFDIGGTETHAEMAIETLPDAWRERVAIAQAPLVEGAVVAAVEATSGASLAEVKTAAEGVFS
- a CDS encoding HPr family phosphocarrier protein, whose product is MSAHALGQVVVTHKIGLHARPAVKFIRLAKSFEATVRVRAGDEGDWADGKSIVKILSLKVREGADLRLQAEGDDAEAAIQALIDLVRRDFDEPVHG